In a genomic window of Leucoraja erinacea ecotype New England chromosome 8, Leri_hhj_1, whole genome shotgun sequence:
- the abcg5 gene encoding ATP-binding cassette sub-family G member 5: protein MSCLEVTGGGLSPGNEPLPNIVCTDPPSRKPDSPGTTEADCTICVNQLNYTVSERVGPWWDVQSYLQKWTKHILKNVSFYVESGQLMGILGNSGSGKTTLLDAIAGRLCGSSNLIGDVYVNGCKLKKEDFHNCFAYVLQSDNLLSYLTVEETLTYTGLLTLCGNTNAIKKKVKSVMLELSLSHIASHVIGGRAFRGISGGERRRVSIAAQLLQDPKIILLDEPTTGLDSMTSNQIIGLLSELAHKNRIVILTIHQPRSELFKLFDRIGIMSCGELVFCGGTEEMVDFFSSCGYHCPEYCNPFDLYVDLTSVDTRSKEREIETYSRVQEISLSYQNSRIFNNALVNINAAKKEKQSASIPFKNTVSPNTFFKLWILIRRIVRNLSRNKIGIIMRLSQNLLFGLFVVFFMMKLSSDPSKGAVQDRIGIIYQSVGASPYTGMLNAVALYPSLRSVGDQESSDGIYQKWLMLLAYIIHILPFSIFSVAIYSFFVYWTLGMFPLWERFGCFFAVLIVPHLVGELLTLILLGVVQNPNIVNSAVALINVAGILLGSGFLRSAEEMPKVFRWLSYLTFQKYGVEVLMVNEFYGLNFTCGNGAQSSNTTDALCWFTQGDQYLDTTYPGASSRFVFDFLMLYAFVPALVLVGIISFKIRDSAMQ, encoded by the exons ACCTCTCCCGAACATTGTGTGCACTGATCCTCCCTCACGAAAGCCAGACTCTCCGGGAACAACAGAAGCGGATTGCACAATTTGTGTCAACCAACTCAACTACACCGTCAG TGAGAGAGTTGGTCCTTGGTGGGACGTACAATCGTATCTTCAGAAGTGGACAAAGCATATCCTGAAAAATGTCTCGTTTTATGTGGAAAGTGGACAACTAATGGGAATTTTAGGAAATTCCG GGTCCGGAAAGACGACATTGTTGGATGCAATTGCAGGAAGATTATGTGGATCATCAAATCTAATTGGTGATGTATATGTGAATGGCTGCAAACTTAAAAAGGAAGATTTTCACAACTGTTTTGCCTATGTCCTACAG AGTGACAATTTACTCAGTTATCTTACAGTGGAGGAAACACTGACATACACAGGCTTGCTCACACTTTGTGGAAACACTAATGCCATCAAAAAGAAG GTGAAATCTGTCATGTTAGAGCTTAGCCTAAGTCACATCGCCAGCCATGTGATTGGTGGCCGAGCGTTTCGAGGGATTTCAGGTGGAGAAAGACGTCGAGTCTCTATAGCAGCGCAACTTCTCCAAGATCCCA AAATCATCCTTCTTGATGAACCAACCACAGGTCTGGATAGTATGACATCCAACCAGATTATTGGATTACTTTCAGAACTAGCTCACAAAAATCGAATAGTCATCCTGACCATTCATCAGCCTAGATCGGAACTATTCAAG TTGTTTGACAGAATTGGCATAATGAGCTGCGGAGAGTTGGTGTTTTGTGGTGGAACTGAAGAAATGGTAGATTTTTTTAGCAGTTGTGGCTACCACTGTCCTGAATACTGCAACCCATTTGATCTCTACG TGGACCTGACATCTGTTGACACCAGAAGCAAGGAGAGAGAAATTGAGACTTACAGCAGAGTTCAAGAAATTTCCTTATCATACCAAAATTCAAGAATATTTAACAATGCCCTGGTGAATATTAATGCAGCAAAGAAAGAAAAACAGTCGGCATCTATTCCATTCAAAAACACAGTTTCTCCAAATACATTCTTTAAACTTTGGATACTGATCAG GCGAATTGTAAGAAATTTATCAAGGAACAAAATTGGGATAATAATGCGACTCTCCCAGAATTTGCTTTTTggcttatttgttgtgttcttCATGATGAAGCTGAGCAGTGATCCATCAAAAGGTGCAGTGCAAGACCGAATTGGAATCATCTACCAAAGCGTAGGTGCCTCACCATATACTGGAATGCTGAATGCTGTTGCTTTGT ACCCATCGTTACGCTCGGTTGGTGACCAGGAAAGTTCAGATGGTATTTATCAGAAATGGTTGATGTTGTTGGCCTATATCATTCATATACTTCCTTTCAGCATCTTCAGTGTGGCTATTTACAGCTTTTTTGTTTACTG GACCCTTGGAATGTTTCCATTATGGGAACGATTTGGATGCTTCTTTGCTGTACTCATAGTACCACATCTAGTTGGTGAACTTCTGACACTGATCCTACTTGGTGTTGTGCAGAATCCAAATATAGTTAACAGTGCAGTTGCTTTAATTAATGTAGCAGGAATTCTGTTAGGATCAGGCTTCCTAAG GAGTGCAGAAGAAATGCCCAAAGTATTTCGCTGGCTGAGTTACCTCACATTTCAGAAATATGGAGTTGAAGTCCTGATGGTTAATGAATTTTATGGTTTAAATTTTACCTGTGGGAATG GTGCACAATCATCTAACACCACAGATGCCCTTTGCTGGTTTACCCAAGGGGATCAGTATCTTGATACTACATATCCTGGAGCATCATCCAGATTTGTGTTCGACTTTCTGATGCTATACGCTTTTGTGCCTGCTTTAGTTCTTGTCGGCATTATTAGTTTTAAGATTCGTGATTCAGCAATGCAGTGA